The Deltaproteobacteria bacterium genome contains the following window.
GCATCGCCCCCACCGGAAGCCCGTTTCCAAGGCCCTTGGCCAGGGTCATGATGTCGGGCGGAACGTTTTCGCGCATGTAGCCGAATAGGGGGCCCGTGCGGCCCATGCCTGTCTGGACCTCGTCGTAAATGAGCAAAAGCCCGCGCCGGTCGCAGATCTCCCGAAGGCCCGCAAGATAGCCTTTATCGGGCACCACGACCCCGCCCTCGCCCTGGACCGGCTCCATCATGATTCCTGCGGTTTTCGGGCCAACGGCCCCTTCCGCAGCGGAAAGGTCATTATACGGCACGTAATCGAATCCGTCCACCAACGGCTCGAAACCCTTGTGGATTTTTTCCTGGCCCGTGGCGGAAAGGGTGGTGAGGGTCCTGCCGTGGAAGGACTTTTGCGCCGTGATGATCCGGTACCTGTCGGTTTGACCGATTGATTTCTGGTAAATGCGGGTAAGCTTGATGGCGGCCTCGTTGGCCTCGGCCCCTGAGTTGCAGAAAAAGGCCCTGTCCGCAAAGGACCGGTCCGTGAGCCACCGGGCGAGCTTCACCTGGGGCTCGGTGAAGAAAAGGTTCGAGACGTGCACCAGCTCCCTGGCCTGCCGATTGAGAGCCTCGGCCACCGCAGGATGGCTGTGGCCCAGAATGCAGACAGCCACCCCGGCCACGAAATCCAGGTAGCTTTTGCCCGTATCGTCCCAAAGGGTCATCCCGTCGCCCTTTACGAAAACCACGGGCTGCCGGAAATAGGTGTCGGCCAGGACCTTCCCGGCCTCCTCCATCGTCTTGTTGATCTCGCTCATGATCTATTTTCAAGGGCCTTGGGGCGTTCGCCCCCGCCCTTCCTTTCTTTCCGAAAAAATCATAACGCCTTGTTTCTTCGACGACCGATACCTTTTTTTAGAGTCAGATTCCCACACTTATATTACTCGGAGCATTGTATAGTTCCATTTTTTCATGATGGCGGTTGGTTGAGTCCGTCATTCCGGCGAAAGCCGGAATCCAGGTTTTTTTAGGCTGCAAAAGCTTTCTGGACCCCGGCCTACGCCGGGGTGACGAAGGTTCTCTCTCCCAATCGGGACTAAACATGCTCCCCGTAATAGCCTCCGCCACCCGGTGAAGGGTGCGGAAGCGATGAGATGCAAGGAAGGGGAAGCAGGGCGGGAAGGACGCGTACCCCAGGTACGCGACGCCCCGCAATGCTTTGCCTGACACAGCAGGTCGCGCTTTCCGCGCCCTTCACCTCACTTAAAAGAGTACGTACGGTCCTCGAATATAACCTTGCTGCCGCTTCTTTCCAGCATGAAGGGCAGCTCCCGGAACTCCTGCATTGCGGAGAACACCGCCGCCTGTCGCTCCCGGGGGACGAGGAGCATCAGAAAGCCCCCGCCGCCCGCTCCAGCCACCTTTCCGCCCAGGGCGCCCGCGTTTTTGGCGGCCCCGTACATGGCCTCGATTTTTTCGTTGGAAATGCCTTTCGCCATCTGCTGCTTCATGCGCCAGTTCTCGTCCAGGAGCCTGCCGCATTCGGCGATGTCGCCGGTTTCGAGCGCCGCTCGGAAAGGCCCCACGAGTTCGGCCATGCGCCGCTGAAAATCGAACTTGTCGGCGTCTTCGGCGTTTTTGCTCTGCTCGGAAAGTATCACGTCGGCCTTTCTGGTGATGCCCGTGAAATAAAGCAGAAGGCTCGACGAAAAGCGCCTGAAAACCGAATCGGAAACGGAAACCGGAAGCCTTGTCACCGAGTCATCTTCGTGGAACACGAACTCGTTTACGCCCCCGTAGGCCGCCGCGTACTGGTCCTGGCGTCCGATGGGTTTTTGGGCGCGGGAGATTTCTATGTCGCAGGCCATCCTTGCAAGGTCTTCAGCCGTAACCAGCTTGTTTTTGTACGTAAAAAGGGCGTGCAGAAGGGCCACGGTTATGGAGCTTGAGCTTCCCAGGCCGCTTCCCTCCGAGGGCACGTCCGCAAGGGTGGTGATCTCCACGCCGCTTTCGACCCCCGTGATGAGCATGGCCTCGCGCACCAGGTCGTGCCGGATTTCGCTCACCCGGTCAACGCACTCCTTCTGGGAGTAGTTGATGTAGATTTTGTCGTCAAAGCGCGATTTCACTATGACGTAGACGTACTTGTCCATGGCGCAGGAGACCACCCGGCCTTCCGAGCGCTTGTAGAACGCCGGGATGTCCGATCCCCCCCCCACGAAACTGAGCCTTAACGGCGTGCGTACGATTATCATGACAACAATTCCTTGTGAGCCCTGGAAACTGCTGGCTGAACCAGGCCCGTCATTTCATCAATTGCGCCCTGCTTTTTCTCTCCCGCTCATCGCCACCCCGTCCAGGGGGCGTGAAAGTGATGAGATGCAAGGCGCGCAAGCGAGTGGGGAGCGAGCGTACGCTTTTGTACGTGACCGACCCGCGAGGCGATGCGCAACACAGCAGATCGCGCTTTCACGCCCCCTGGGCTTCGAAGCCGGATGGGAGAGGATACCCGTGATGACGGCAGATGGCCTCCCTCACGGCTTCGTCCAGGTCAACCGCCACCATCTCGCCCACAAGCGTGTCAAAGCCGACCTTGGGCTTCCAGCCGAGTTTTTCCCGCGCCTTGGATGCGTCGCCCAGAAGCGACTCCACGTCGGTGGGCCGGAAATAGGCCGGGTCGACCGATATCAATACGTCACCTTCGGCTATTTCCGCAAGGGGCATGTGGCGCATGGCCTCAAGGGCTATGGCTGTAGGGGAAAACGACACCGCCACGCCTTCCTCGTTTGCCCCCTCGCCCCGCCACTGGATTTCGATCCCCACCTCCCGGAAGGCCCTTTGGCAGAATTCCCGCACCGAGTGCTGCTCTCCGGTGGCGATGACGAAATCCTCCGGCTTTTCCGCCTGGAGCACCAGCCACTGGGCCTCCACGAAATCCCTTGCGTGCCCCCAGTCCCTTTTGGCCGAGAGGTTTCCCAGGTAGAGCCGGGGCGTAAGTCCCAGGAGGATTCTGGCCACGGCCCGGGTGATCTTCCTCGTCACGAAGGTCTCGCCCCTTCTTGGGGACTCGTGGTTGAAAAGGATGCCGTTGGCCGCAAACATGCCGTAGGCGTCCCGGTAGTTGGCGGTTATCCAGAAGGCGTAGAGCTTGGCGCAGGCGTAGGGGCTCCTTGGTCGGAAGGGCGTGGCCTCGTTCTGGGGCGTTTCCGCCGCGTCGCCGTAAAGCTCGCTGGTGGAGGCCTGGTAGAAGCGCACGGATTTTTCCAGGCCGCATATCCGCACGGCCTCCAGCATCCGAAGGGTACCCAGGGCGTCAACGTTTGCGGTGTATTCGGGCATATCGAAAGCCACCTTCACGTGGCTCTGGGCTCCCAGGTTGTAAATCTCGTCGGGCCTTATCGCCCCCACGAGGCGTATCACGTTTCCGGCGTCGGTAAGGTCGGCGTAATGGACGATGAAGGCCCGCTCCGGCTCGTGGGGGTCCTGGTACAGGTGGTCCACCCTTGCCGTGTTGAAAAGGGAGCTGCGGCGCTTGAGTCCATGCACCTCGTAGCCCTTTTCCAGCAGAAATTCGGCAAGATAGCTTCCGTCCTGCCCGGTAACGCCCGTTATCAAAGCCTTTTTCCGAGCCATTTCCCCCCCCAGGCACAGTAATCCACCCGAACATAACAACTAAAGGCCGGGCGATCACCGGCTTTTCCTCCGGTGACCACCCAACCTGAGATGTTATACAATGTTGGGTGAACCTGTGCTCCGCACAGAACCACCCAACCTACGGTTCTTATTCCAAAATCTGCTACCAGCCAAGGCTTTTCGAAAACGATGAAATGCAAGCGATGTCGGGTGAACCTGTTTTTCGGACTTAAACCACCCGGCCTGCATTTCCCTACAATGATCTGCACGCCAAGCCTGGATAAAAACGATGAAATGCAAGGAAGGCGAGCCGAAAAGGAGGGAGCGTACTCTTTTCGTACGTGACCGACTTTTCGGCGATGCCTGACACAGCAGTTCGCGTTTTTAGACGGGCTTGGCCGCTACTTCATCTTTGATGCGTTTGACATGTCCGCGCCCCATCCCTTTGACTTCGCACCCAAGCTCGAAATAGCGGCGTATCTTGGCGTCGTCCAGAACGCCGAAGCAGTCCAGCACAGCCACCGGGCGGCCCGTCATCCTTATGACCTCGTCGGGGGATAAGGCCATGTACTCCTGGTGCCTGACGGCAAAAATCACGGCGTCCGCGCCTTTCAGGGCCTTTTCCAGGTCCTTTTCCACAACGGTGTCGGAAACCGATTCCTGGTTGCGGAAAAAACGGGACCAGGAATGGCCGGGGGCAGGGTAGGTCTCCTGCTTTTCAAGCTCCCACCAGTGCTTTACGTAGGGGTCGTGGATAACCACCTCTCCGCCCATTTCGATGAGCTTCCTGACTATGATTTCAGAGCCCGAATAGCGGGTGTCGCCCACATCCTCCCGGTAGGAGGCCCCCAATAGCACGCACTGGGCGGCGGAGACGATCTTTCCCATGTTGCGAAGGCCGTCGCGCACGAGCCGGGCCGCGTGAAGGGCGCGGGTGTCGTTGATGTCTATGGCCATGGGTGTGATCTTGAAGATTTCATCCTCAAAGCCTAAAAGTGTGTGGTAGCTCCACACGCCAAGTCCGCCGTCCTTGGGCAGGCAGTAACCGCCTATGCCGGGGCCGGGGAAAATTATGTTGGAGTGGGTGGGCCGCACCTTTATGGCGTCTATCACCTTTATGAGGTCCACGCCGTTTCTTTCGGCGAAAAGGCTCCACTCGTGAAGGAAGGCCAGGATGGTGGCTCTGTAGGAGTTTTCCACGATCTTGGTGGTTTCGCTTTCAAGGGGCCGGTCCAGCACCGTGAGGGGAAACTTGTCCACGTTAAGGACTTCCGAAAGGAACTTAACCACGCGCTCGCGGGCCGTGGGGTTTACGCCGGAGCACACCCGCCAGAAGTCGCGGATGGAGCTTACGTAGTTCCTGCCCGGCATGACCCGCTCGAAGGAGTGGGCCAGAAGGGGCAGGGCGTCCGGCATCCCGCGCCTTTCAAAGGCCTTCTTGATGATGGGATAGGCCACGTGCTCGGTGGTTCCGGGGGGAACCGTGGTTTCGATGAGAACCATGCAGTCGGGCTTGATGCGCTCGCCGATCACCGCCAGCGAGGCTTCCAGGGCCGCGATGTCGGCCTTGCCGTTACGCACGTTCCCAAGGCTCTCCTTCAGGTAGTCGCACTGGACATCCACCACAACAACATCCGCGTGGGAAAGGGCCTCGTAGCTGAAGGTGGCCGCAAGGGTCTTTTTCTCTTTCACGCACCGGGCTATCAGGGGCGCAACTTCCGGGTCCTCGGCGTCCACCGGGGCCTGGCCGCGATTGAGATAATGAATCTTCCAGTAGCTCCGCGTGGACGGCCTCTGCATTCCAAGCACGAACTTTCCGGGCTTGCCGGTGACCTTGTCGGTGGAATCGGCCACCACCCCGGCCATGACCGCGCCCACAAAGCCCACGCCCATCACCACCACTATCTCGCGGCCAAGAGCCCTCTGTTCGGCCACGAGCTTGGCCAGCCGTTCATTTTCCCTGTCGTACTCTTCGGCCCGGGGAAGCGGAAAAACCTCTCCGGCAGGGCATACGGAAACGGCAAGGGGTTTTTTTTCTTCGTCGTGATGGGACATTGTCTCCTCCGTGAACTTGTTCGATGTATTCAAGTCGTTTTAGGCGGTCAGTTGCCGTAGTAGCTCCGGTACCATTCGATGAATCTGCCGACCCCGTCTTCAAGGGGGGTGGCGGGGGAAAAACCAACGTCAGCCGCGAGATCGTCTATGTCCGCGCAGGTGGCGGCCACGTCTCCGGGCTGCATGGGCATCATTTTTTTCTCGGCCTTTTTCCCAAGGGCCTTTTCGATCACCTCTATGAAATCGAGAAGGCTTACAGGATTGTTGTTGCCGATGTTGTAAAGCCTGTATGGGGCCGAACTGGACGCCGAATCAGGGGCATCGCCTGTCCAGGCTGGGTCCGGGGCCGGAACCCGGTCCAGAACCCGCACCACGCCTTCCACGATGTCGTCTATGTAGGTGAAGTCGCGCTCCATGCGGCCTTCGTTGAAGACCTCGATGGGGCGTCCCTCCAAAATGGCCCTGGTGAAAAGGAAAAGGGCCATGTCCGGCCTTCCCCAGGGTCCGTAAACCGTGAAAAAACGCAGCCCGGTAACCGGAAGCCGGTACAGGTGGGCGTATGAGTGGGCCAGAAGCTCGTTGGCCTTCTTGGTGGCCGCGTAGAGGCTTACCGGGTGGTCCACGTTGTGATGCACCGAAAAGGGCCGGTTGGTGTTCATGCCGTAGACCGACGAGCTTGAGGCGAACACAAGGTGCTTCACCCCCGAATGCCTGCACCCCTCCAAGACGTTCACGAAGCCCGTGAGGTTGGCGTCCACGTAGGCGTGGGGGTTTTTGAGGGAATAGCGCACCCCGGCCTGGGCCGCGAGGTTGGCCGCCCTGTCGAATTTTTCCCGCGCAAACAGGTCGGCCATCGCGTCCCGGTCGGACATGTCGGCCTTTATGAACCTGAAATTTTTATGATTCGCAAGCCTTTTAAGGCGAGCCTCTTTCAGCAACGGGTCGTAATAGTCGTTAAGATTGTCCAGGCCCACCACTTCATCGCCTTTGGCGCAAAGCCTTTCGCTAAGGTGATAGCCGATGAAGCCCGCAGCCCCGGTAACCAGTGTCTTCATTATTCCGCCCAATCAGTTCCCCACGTAAGATGGGTCATCGCCGGTTTTCCGACGGGAAAAACATTGAATCCTATTTCATAAAGCCGGTCGTGGTCAAGAATGTTGCGACCGTCGAAGACAAAAGCCGGTTTTTCCATGCTCTTGTAGATCGTTTCATAATCGAGTTCCGCATAAATCCGCCAGTCCGTGACCACCGCCATGGCGTGAGCGCCTTTGGCCGCCTCGCAGGGGTCTTCCACGTATTTAACGGCGTTTCCAAGGTCCGCAAGGTCGATTCTGGCGTTTTCCAGGGCCTGGGGGTCTGTCACCACGGCTTCGGTGGGCTCCTCCACGAGCCTTCTTACCAGGCTTATGGCCGGGCTGTCGCGGGTGTCGCCGGTGTCGGCCTTGAAGGCGAAACCGAAAAGGCAGACCTTTTTCCCCGCCAGGGTATTGAAAAGGGCCGCAAGAATTTTTCCGGCAAAGCGGTCCTTCTGGTACTCGTTGATTTTCACCACCTGCTCCCAGTAGTCGGCGGCCTCGCTTAATCCGTAGGAGCGGCACAGATAGACGAGGTTCAAGATGTCCTTTTTGAAGCAGGAGCCGCCGAAGCCCACGCCCGCCCTCAAAAATCTGTCTCCGATGCGCCCGTCCATGCCCACAGCGGCGGCCACCCTTGTAACGTCCGCCCCGGTTTTTTCGCACAGGGCCGAAACCGCGTTCACCGAGCTTATGCGCTGGGCCAGAAAGGCGTTGGCCACGAGCTTCGAAAGCTCGCTGGACCACACGTCGCAGGTGAGGATTTTCTCCCTCGGAACCCATCTCGCGTAGAGTGCTGCCAACTCGTCGGCTGCGGCAACGCCTTCGGGAGTTAGCTGGGAGCCGATGAGCACCCGGTCGGGGTTCAGAAGATCGCTTACGGCCGAGCCTTCGGCCAGAAATTCGGGATTGGAGAGGACCTGGAATCCGCCGTCCACCGGGGGCCGGTTCAAAATCTGCTCCATTGCCTGGGCCGTGCGGACCGGCACGGTGCTTTTTTCCACGATGATCTTGGGCGGCTTGGCCACAGAGAGAATCCGGCGGGCGGTTTTTTCCCAGTACTGGAGGTCCGCCGCCATGCCAGCGCCCGCGCCGAAGGTCTTGGTGGGTGTGTTCACGGAAACGAAGATGATGTCGGCGGCCCTTATTCCATCGTCGATGTCGGTGGAGAAAAAGAGGTTTCTGCCTCTGGCCCTTTTCACCACGTCAGAAAGCCCCGGCTCGTAGATGGGAAGCTCTTCCGAGTTCCAGGCTTTTATGCGGTCCGGGTTGATGTCAACCACCGTGACCGAGACGTCCGGGCACTTGTCGGCAAGCACGGCCATTGTGGGCCCGCCCACGTAGCCCGCGCCTATGCACAGGATTTTCTTGATAAACGCGCCGTCCGCCATCGCGTTTGTCCCTCCGAAAAAAATAATGGCCGCATCCGTTGGAATCATTTCCCCGGATACGGCCATAACATTAGGATTTGCCCGGTGCAATCGGATTTTGCAGAAAAACGGCCCGTTAAGGAACTTTAACAATCATTTGTCGGGGCCGGACCAGGAAACAATGAGGGCTTTATGATCACTTCAGCAAAGGACCCTTCGTGTGGGTATGTCGCGGGACTCAAGGTGGGCCTTGATTTCGTCAATGCCGTACAAACCGTAGTGCACCATTGATGCGATGAGCGCGGCGTCGGCTTTTCCTTCGGTGAGTACGTCGCCAAGGTGTTCCGGCGTTCCGCCGCCGCCGGAGGCGATGACCGGGATGTTCACGTTTTCGCTGATAAGCCGGGTGAGGACAAGCTCGTAGCCCTCCTTGGTGCCGTCGGCGTCAATGGAATTGAGGCATATTTCGCCAGCCCCAAGGCGTTCGGCCTCCTGCGCCCACCACAGGGCGTCGATACCCATTGAAATCCTGCCGCCCGCTATCACGATCTCGTAGCCGGACGGAATCTTTTCGCTTTTTTCAACCTTTTTCACGTCCATGCCAAGGACCACGCACTGGTTGCCGAAGGCTTTCGCGCCCTCCGATATGATGGACGGATTTTTCACCGCAGCGGAGTTCACGGAAATCTTTTCCGCCCCGGCCAGCAAAACGTCCCGCATGTCGCTCACGCTCGATATGCCACCGCCCACGGAAAATGGGATGAAAATCGTTTCGGCCACCCTTCGCACCACGTCCAGCATGATCCCGCGTTTTTCATGGGAGGCCGTGATGTCGTAGAACACTATTTCGTCGGCTCCGTCCTCATAGTACTTGCGCGCCATTTCCACCGGGTCGCCGATGTCCACGTTCCCCACGAACTTGATCCCCTTGGTGGTCTTCCCGTCCCTAACATCCAGGCAGACTATGACGCGCTTGGCCAACATACCGGTTTTCCTTAATTTTTAATTAGGGGCAGATGCAGTACCACCCAACCATCTTTTTCCCTCAGAACCTCAAGGCCGCGATCAAAGGCCGTAGGCAAGGAACGCGAACGGCGCGGGAGGGAGCGTACTTTTCGTACATAGCCCTTCCGCGCCATTCTTTACAATATGAAGCAATTAGGGCAGACCGGTCAAAAACGATGAAATGCAAGGAAGGCAAGCGGGCGGCGGCGGAGCGTGCTTTTGCACGTGAGCACGCCGCCCGCGACGCCTGACACAGCAGTTCGCGTTTTTGGACGGTCTGTCTGTCACCAGCCGATGGTGAGGTAGTCGTGCATGGACGCTGCGGCTTGTTTTCCCGCGCCCATGGCCTGGATGACCGTGGCCATTCCGGTCACGATGTCGCCGCCCGCCCACACGCCCTTCATGGTGGTCTTGCCGGTTTCCGGCTGGGCCACGATGTAACCGCGTTTGTTAAGCGAAAGGGCCGGGGTGGAACCGGTAAGAAGCGGGTTGGCTCCTGCGCCGACCGAGATGACCGCAAGATCGGTGGGCATCGTAAAGAAGGCCCCTTCGATGGGCACAGGGCGGCGGCGGCCTGATGCGTCGGCCTCGCCAAGTTCCATCTTCTGGCATTCCACCGTGGTGAGGCGTCCGTCCGCGTCCCCAAGGAAGCGCACCGGGTTGGTGAGAAGGAACAGTTCGATGCCTTCTTCCTCGGCGTGGTGGATCTCCTCGGCGCGGGCGGGCATTTCCTCGCGGCTGCGGCGATAGACGATCTTCACGGTATCCGCGCCCATGCGCATTGCCGTGCGGGCCGAATCCATGGCCACGTTGCCTGCGCCAACCACAATGACGTTCTTGCCGCGAACCAGAGGGGTGTCGTATTCCGGGAAGAGGTAAGCCTTCATGAGGTTGGACCGGGTGAGGTACTCGTTGGCGGAATATACGCCGATCAAGTTCTCGCCCGGCACGCCCAAAAAGTACGGCAGGCCAGCGCCGACCGCCACGTAGATGGCGTCGAAGCCTTCCTCGAAAAGCTCTTCCAGGGATACCACCTTGCCCACGACGGCGTTGACCTCGAACTTCACGCCAAGGCGTTCAAGTCCGTTGATTTCGGAGAAGAGGATGTCCTTGGGAAGCCGGAATTCGGGGATTCCGTAAAGGAGCACGCCGCCCGGCTTGTGAAAGGCCTCGAAAACCGTAACGTCGTGGCCCTTTAGGCACAGGTCGCCCGCCACGGTGAGGCCGGACGGGCCGGAGCCGACCACTGCAACCTTCTTGCCGGAGGGGGCGGGCAGGGTGGCCAGCTTCATCTTGCCCTCGGTGCGCTCCCAGTCGGCGATGAAGCGCTCAAGGCGGCCAATTGCCACGGGCTCGCCCTTTTTGCCAAGGATGCAGTTGCCTTCGCACTGGCTTTCCTGGGGGCAGACCCTGCCGCACACTGCGGGAAGGGCGTTCTGCTCCTTCAGCTTGGCTATGCCCGCCTCGAAATTTCCGACGGCGATTTCCTTGACAAAGCCTGGAATGTCGATGCCCACCGGGCAGCCCTTGGAGCATCCGGGCGTCTTGCACTGGATGCAGCGGGAGGCTTCCAGCTTGGCGGTTTCCGGGGAGTAGCCCAGGGGCACTTCCTTGAAGTTTCTCCTGCGGACAGCCGGGTCCTGTTCTGGCATTTTCTGCCGGGGCACCTTAGCTTTTTCTTCAGCCATTGTAAGAGTCTCCTGTAATTATTCGTGCGCCGCGTTTGTCACGAAGCGGTTTGATTACCAATTTCGGGAAATCTTTCCCAAGTCCTTTGGAGCCGCTGGTGAAGCGAGGTGAAAACGATGAGCTGCAAGGCGCACGAAAAAGCCATGAGGGAGCGTACTCTTCTGTACGTGACCGAAATGGGTTTTGAAGTGCAACACAGCAGTTCGCGTTTTCCGTTCGCCTCACTTGCAGGAGCATTTGTGTTCAAAGAGCTCCATGGACTGCCGTTCCATGTCCGCATAACCGCGCAGGCGCTTGGTAAGCTCGTCGAAATCCACCTGGTGGCCGTCGAATTCAGGGCCGTCCACGCAGGCGAAGGCGGTTTTGCCGCCCACCGTGGCCCGGCAGCAGCCGCACATGCCTGTTCCGTCCACCATGATGGCGTTCAAGCTCACCAGGGTTCTGACGTTATAGGGCAAGGTTACCGAGCACACGAACTTCATCATGGGAACCGGGCCGATGCCGACAACCAGGTCAACCTTTTCGCGGTCGAGGATCTGCTTCAAAAGGTCGGTTCCGAAGCCGTGGTAGCCGCAGGAGCCATCGTCGGTGCAAAGTGTGCACTCGGTGGATGCGGCCGCCATGGCGTCTTCCATTATAAGAAGGTCCTTGGTGCGGGCTCCGCAGATGCCGTAAACCTTGTTTCCAGCCTGTTTCAGGGCGCGGGTGATGGGGTGGAGAACCGCGATGCCGGTTCCGCCGCCTATGCACACCACGGTTCCGACTTTTTCGATGTGGGTGGGTTTGCCCAATGGCCCCGCGATGTCCTGGTAGCCGTCGCCCACGTTCAGGGTCTTCATGAGGGCGGTGGTCTTGCCCACGACCTGATAGATGAGGGTGATGGTGCCCTTTTCCGGGTCGGTGTCCGCCATGGTTAGGGGGATGCGTTCGCCGGTCTCGTTCACCCTTAGAATCACGAACTGGCCGGGCTTGGCCTTTTTGGCTATCCGGGGCGCGGAAATGACGTTTTCCACCACGGTGCCCTGGGCCAACTCTCGTTTGGAAAGGATCTTATACATCGGTTTATGGTTCCTCCTTGGAGTTTATGTTCTACGTGCAGGAAATATCCCGCCTTGATTCTTCTGTGACTCTAAAGCCGCCCTCACAGCTTTTTAAGCAAGTGGCTCATCATCCCAATAAAACTCAAGCCCAACAGGCTTTCTAAAAACGATGAGCCGCAAGGCTATGCTTCCGAGCGGCGAGGGAGCGTACGCTTTTGTACGTAACCGAGCCGGGAGGCGAAGCGCAACACAGCGGATCGCGTTTTTAGAAAGCCTGTTATGCCATGCCCTTGAAGGCGCCGAATGAGAGGGCAATCATCCCCGCCGTTATAAGGCCTAAGGAAACATCCTGCAAGGGTTTCGGCACCCTGGCAAGAAGAATCCGCTCCCGGAGGCCCGCAAAGAGTATCAGGGCAAGTCCGAAGCCCACCGGGTAGGCGAAGCTGGAAGCGAGACTCTTCACGAAACCGTAGTTTTCGTCAATATTAATGATGCAGACGCCCAAAACCGCACAGTTTGTGGTGATGAGCGGAAGATATATCCCAAGTCCGGCGTAGAGGGCGGGAATGTTCTTTTTCAGGAACATTTCCACGAACTGGACAAGGCCCGCGATCACCAGGATGAAGGCTATGGTGCGAAGGTATTCGAGATTAAGGGGCACCAGGACGTATTTTTGAACAATCCAGGTGACCGCCCCGGCCAGCACCAGAACAAAGACAACCGCCGCGCTCATGCCGACGGCGGTGTCCATTT
Protein-coding sequences here:
- the hisF gene encoding imidazole glycerol phosphate synthase subunit HisF: MLAKRVIVCLDVRDGKTTKGIKFVGNVDIGDPVEMARKYYEDGADEIVFYDITASHEKRGIMLDVVRRVAETIFIPFSVGGGISSVSDMRDVLLAGAEKISVNSAAVKNPSIISEGAKAFGNQCVVLGMDVKKVEKSEKIPSGYEIVIAGGRISMGIDALWWAQEAERLGAGEICLNSIDADGTKEGYELVLTRLISENVNIPVIASGGGGTPEHLGDVLTEGKADAALIASMVHYGLYGIDEIKAHLESRDIPTRRVLC
- a CDS encoding GDP-mannose dehydrogenase, translated to MSHHDEEKKPLAVSVCPAGEVFPLPRAEEYDRENERLAKLVAEQRALGREIVVVMGVGFVGAVMAGVVADSTDKVTGKPGKFVLGMQRPSTRSYWKIHYLNRGQAPVDAEDPEVAPLIARCVKEKKTLAATFSYEALSHADVVVVDVQCDYLKESLGNVRNGKADIAALEASLAVIGERIKPDCMVLIETTVPPGTTEHVAYPIIKKAFERRGMPDALPLLAHSFERVMPGRNYVSSIRDFWRVCSGVNPTARERVVKFLSEVLNVDKFPLTVLDRPLESETTKIVENSYRATILAFLHEWSLFAERNGVDLIKVIDAIKVRPTHSNIIFPGPGIGGYCLPKDGGLGVWSYHTLLGFEDEIFKITPMAIDINDTRALHAARLVRDGLRNMGKIVSAAQCVLLGASYREDVGDTRYSGSEIIVRKLIEMGGEVVIHDPYVKHWWELEKQETYPAPGHSWSRFFRNQESVSDTVVEKDLEKALKGADAVIFAVRHQEYMALSPDEVIRMTGRPVAVLDCFGVLDDAKIRRYFELGCEVKGMGRGHVKRIKDEVAAKPV
- a CDS encoding NAD-dependent epimerase; the encoded protein is MKTLVTGAAGFIGYHLSERLCAKGDEVVGLDNLNDYYDPLLKEARLKRLANHKNFRFIKADMSDRDAMADLFAREKFDRAANLAAQAGVRYSLKNPHAYVDANLTGFVNVLEGCRHSGVKHLVFASSSSVYGMNTNRPFSVHHNVDHPVSLYAATKKANELLAHSYAHLYRLPVTGLRFFTVYGPWGRPDMALFLFTRAILEGRPIEVFNEGRMERDFTYIDDIVEGVVRVLDRVPAPDPAWTGDAPDSASSSAPYRLYNIGNNNPVSLLDFIEVIEKALGKKAEKKMMPMQPGDVAATCADIDDLAADVGFSPATPLEDGVGRFIEWYRSYYGN
- a CDS encoding aspartate aminotransferase family protein, with the protein product MEEAGKVLADTYFRQPVVFVKGDGMTLWDDTGKSYLDFVAGVAVCILGHSHPAVAEALNRQARELVHVSNLFFTEPQVKLARWLTDRSFADRAFFCNSGAEANEAAIKLTRIYQKSIGQTDRYRIITAQKSFHGRTLTTLSATGQEKIHKGFEPLVDGFDYVPYNDLSAAEGAVGPKTAGIMMEPVQGEGGVVVPDKGYLAGLREICDRRGLLLIYDEVQTGMGRTGPLFGYMRENVPPDIMTLAKGLGNGLPVGAMLATEKAMAAFTPGTHASTFGGTPLVCAAALAVCKTLEKEGVLEKAQMVSAYFIERLKALAEKHDVADEVRGRGLLLGLKLKKDAGALVGAMREKGYLVNCTQGDVLRFIPPLIVQKEHVDLMIETLDGLLAEF
- the gmd gene encoding GDP-mannose 4,6-dehydratase, which codes for MARKKALITGVTGQDGSYLAEFLLEKGYEVHGLKRRSSLFNTARVDHLYQDPHEPERAFIVHYADLTDAGNVIRLVGAIRPDEIYNLGAQSHVKVAFDMPEYTANVDALGTLRMLEAVRICGLEKSVRFYQASTSELYGDAAETPQNEATPFRPRSPYACAKLYAFWITANYRDAYGMFAANGILFNHESPRRGETFVTRKITRAVARILLGLTPRLYLGNLSAKRDWGHARDFVEAQWLVLQAEKPEDFVIATGEQHSVREFCQRAFREVGIEIQWRGEGANEEGVAVSFSPTAIALEAMRHMPLAEIAEGDVLISVDPAYFRPTDVESLLGDASKAREKLGWKPKVGFDTLVGEMVAVDLDEAVREAICRHHGYPLPSGFEAQGA
- a CDS encoding GHMP kinase codes for the protein MIIVRTPLRLSFVGGGSDIPAFYKRSEGRVVSCAMDKYVYVIVKSRFDDKIYINYSQKECVDRVSEIRHDLVREAMLITGVESGVEITTLADVPSEGSGLGSSSSITVALLHALFTYKNKLVTAEDLARMACDIEISRAQKPIGRQDQYAAAYGGVNEFVFHEDDSVTRLPVSVSDSVFRRFSSSLLLYFTGITRKADVILSEQSKNAEDADKFDFQRRMAELVGPFRAALETGDIAECGRLLDENWRMKQQMAKGISNEKIEAMYGAAKNAGALGGKVAGAGGGGFLMLLVPRERQAAVFSAMQEFRELPFMLERSGSKVIFEDRTYSFK
- a CDS encoding nucleotide sugar dehydrogenase, whose translation is MADGAFIKKILCIGAGYVGGPTMAVLADKCPDVSVTVVDINPDRIKAWNSEELPIYEPGLSDVVKRARGRNLFFSTDIDDGIRAADIIFVSVNTPTKTFGAGAGMAADLQYWEKTARRILSVAKPPKIIVEKSTVPVRTAQAMEQILNRPPVDGGFQVLSNPEFLAEGSAVSDLLNPDRVLIGSQLTPEGVAAADELAALYARWVPREKILTCDVWSSELSKLVANAFLAQRISSVNAVSALCEKTGADVTRVAAAVGMDGRIGDRFLRAGVGFGGSCFKKDILNLVYLCRSYGLSEAADYWEQVVKINEYQKDRFAGKILAALFNTLAGKKVCLFGFAFKADTGDTRDSPAISLVRRLVEEPTEAVVTDPQALENARIDLADLGNAVKYVEDPCEAAKGAHAMAVVTDWRIYAELDYETIYKSMEKPAFVFDGRNILDHDRLYEIGFNVFPVGKPAMTHLTWGTDWAE